The Gallus gallus isolate bGalGal1 chromosome 3, bGalGal1.mat.broiler.GRCg7b, whole genome shotgun sequence genome window below encodes:
- the ARV1 gene encoding protein ARV1 isoform X2, translating to MEKISSWKFYEFCDVLMISELLSAFCPKSCQKPVDKYIEYDPVIILINAILCKAQAYRHILFNTKINFHGKLCIFCLLCEAYLRWLQLQDSSQSIDPDDLIRYAKEWDFYRMFGIASLEQTSFLVGIFIALWWRRPKMLKTKSDFILLLKALLLSSYGKLLLIPAVIWEHDYTPLCLVFIKVFVLISNSQAIRVTLNLNRMFPWLAIFFGLILENGVVCLVQKMGWDV from the exons ATGGAGAAAATTTCATCCTGGAAGTTTTATGAATTCTGTGATGTCCTCATGATTTCAGAATTACTGTCTGCATTTTGTCCA AAATCGTGCCAGAAACCTGTGGATAAATACATTGAGTATGATCCCGTTATCATCTTGATTAATGCTATTTTATGTAAAGCACAAGCATACAGACACATTCTTTTCAATACAAAGATAAAT tttcATGGAAAGCTCTGCATATTTTGTTTACTCTGTGAAGCTTATCTCAGGTGGCTGCAACTCCAGGATTCTAGCCAAAGTATAGACCCTGATGACTTAATCAGATATGCTAAGGAATGGGATTTTTATAGGATGTTTGGTATAGCTTCTTTAG AACAAACTTCATTTTTGGTTGGCATCTTTATTGCCTTGTGGTGGAGGAGACCCAAGATGCTAAAAACAAAGTCTGACTTCATTTTACTTCTCAAGGCTCTGCTGTTGTCCAGCTATGGAAAGCTTTTGCTAATTCCAGCTGTTATTTGGGAACATGACTACACGCCTTTGTGCCTTGTGTTTATAAAAGTATTTGTCTTGATATCAAACTCTCAGGCAATTAGAG ttacGTTGAACTTGAACCGAATGTTTCCTTGGTTGGCTATTTTCTTTGGATTAATTTTGGAAAATGGTGTGGTCTGTTTGGTCCAGAAAATGGGATGGGACGTTTGA